The nucleotide window GTTACTGTTTTCATCTTCGGGCAACTGTAGTTCATTGACCATTTTTCCGATGAATTGCTCATTGTTGGTGATTATTGCCTGCCTGGGATCAAAAAACATAACCCAGAATTGATCCTCAATAACATCAAGCGCGATCTGCCCCCGACAAACGGGGCCTTTAACAAAACCCTCGATGAAAAAATGTGCGTCATCCAGTAGAAAACGATAGCGTGAGTTTGCTGGCAGGTCGGAAAAGACCTTGAATGGATTGGAGGTAATACTTATCGCGTAGGAGGGTAGTTTTGAGACGGTATAATCCTGGCTCAGGAAAAGTTCTCTGTAACGCTGCATACGTTTATCAGAAAATTCATAGACAATATGATTCTTGGCGACAATGACAGGATGATAGCGGAGTAAGCGATAATAGAAGGGGGCATTACCTGGGTCGTCATAGGGACGTAAGGTCGGGATCTCATTAATGGGTTCTCCCGTGGGTGTGCTGGATCGTACCAGTTGATAAAACTCCCGTTGAGGGGATAGGGCAAAGTGAATATGGGCATGAAACAGGTGTTCATAGAGATAACGGCTGACCAGTTGTTGTTTATTGGAGGTCTGATTCAGAAACGCTTCCCATTGTTTGATCTGTGGTACAACGGTAGCGGAGGGGGTTGGCGCTTCTGGTGTCGGGGCCCCTTGTGCAATCCAGGCGGTTAGCGTTTTATATTCTGTGTCAGACAGGTTTGGCATGGCATAGGGCATGCCCCACAGGGGGTGTTGTTGTGAATAGTCCTCGATGGTTTCAAGTGTTGGGCAGGTTTGTTCTCGATCAAGTCCCAACGTGAAGCTATCCGGTAGTTTTTCCTCACGCGGTTGTGGGTGTTGTTGTTTTAGTCGTAACAGGTGATACATGACCGAGTTTTTTAGATTGTCTTCGGCATTTTGTGAGCCTTCGTTAAGTATTGAAGAAAATCCGAGTGAACGCCATTCAGCGCTATTTTTTGCATCAATGAACAAGCGTGTCGCCGGTATCGAATTGATGCGCTCAGGGTTATAGATGCGTTCTTCACTGGCACCACGCCGTAGACCTTCGCTGGAGGATAACTTAAGCTGACAGGGGGCATCATAGCAACCATGACAGACGATACAACGTCGTTCCAGTATCGGACTGACTTGCTTATCAAATGAAACCGAGTGATCCAGTAGCGCTGAGGATGAGTTCAATTCAACGCTCATGGGTGCAACGGGTGGCCCCAGTGATTGATGAATAAGGAATCCAGACAACAGGGTTATAAATATAATGATCAGTATTTGTTTAAGCTTTATGATGATCTCGCTTTAATCGTTTTATGTTGTCATGGTTCGTATAGGGAGTATAACCCACTCATTCATCGCATGAAAATAGCCATGAAATTACCCTTGCACCAGAATGAGTGATATAAGGGTGTTCTAATGTAATAGCGCACCCGGCTTGTGCATACATCTTATTTTTAAGGTATTAAAACCTTATTTATATTATTGTATTCAATATGTTGCGATATTGGCACAGGCATTGCATGAGGTTGGGTATATCGTGAAGACTTGAGTTTACAGGAACAAGAAGATGTCGATTGATACAAGCAGGCTAAATCTATTCTCATTTAATGGCAAGATGCGCATCCTGCACCTGAGCTGGATGGCCTTTTTTATCAGTTTTTTTGTCTGGTTTAATCATGCCCCTTTATTAGCAATGATGCGTGACTCAATGGGGCTGACCACGCAGCAGATCAAGACCTTGCTGATATTAAATGTGGCATTGACTATCCCTGCCCGAATTATTATTGGCATGCTGGTTGATGCCTTTGGCCCCCGCAGTATCTTTTCCATGTTGTTGTTTGTTTCCAGTTTTCTCTGTTTTGGTTTTGCTATGGCGGAGGATTATGAGCAATTGGCCTTGATGCGATTCCTGCTAGGTTTTGTGGGTGCTGGTTTTGTTATCGGCACACGCATGATCGGCGAATGGTTTCCAGCAAAACAGATTGGTCTGGCGCAGGGCATTTATGGTGGTTGGGGTAATTTCGGTTCGGCGGGTGCTGCGGTGCTATTGCCGACAGTGGCATTGATGTTTGGTGGTGATGATGGCTGGCGTTGGGCGGTCGGTAGCACGGGTGTGGTCGCATTAATTTACTCTGCGGTTTATTTCTTTAGTGTCAGCGATACGCCAAAGGGATCAACCTACTTCAAGCCAAAGAAAAATGGTGCGTTGGAGATTACCTCAAGGTTTGATTTCTTTTTATACCTGGTGATGAATATACCGTTATATGCTGCACTGGCGGTACTCACCTGGAAGTTAAGTCCTGGTAATCTGGCGATGTTAAGTGAAGGTGTGACAACGATAATCTACGTTATTCTGGTGAGTTTATATGTCTTTCAGACTATCCGTATCTACCAGATTAACAAGCATGTCTTTACTGAGCAGGTGCCTGAAATTGAACGTTATAAATTCAAGCAAGTTGCGGTGTTGAATTTATCCTATATGGTGACCTTCGGTTCTGAGCTTGCGGTGGTTTCTATTCTGCCTTTGTTCTTTATGGATACCTTTAACCTGTCTGCTGTGCAGGCCGGGCTGGTTGCCTCGGTTTTTGCCGGACTGAATCTGATTATGCGTCCTGCTGGCGGATGGTTTAGTGATCGCTTTGGTCGTAAGATAACGCTAACTATTCTCATGGCTGGAGTGGGTGTAGGCTATTATCTACTGAGCCTGATAACCAGTGAATGGAGTCTGTCACTGGCGATTAGCGCTGTTGTCTTCTGTTCATTATTTGTTAATGCGGGCAATGGGGCGGTTTATGCCATTATCCCTTTGGTCAAGCGTCGTTTAACCGGGCAGATCTCCGGTATGACAGGCGCCTACGGTAATGTGGGTGCCGTTACCTTCCTGACGGTGTTGTCATTTGTTGCAACCGATGTGTTTTTTATGGTGATCGCGGTCTTTGCTATAGTGGTTTTTCTATTGATTGCATTCTTGCTGGAAGATCCGAAAGAGCAGATGGCAGAGATTATGCCGGATGGTACTGTGCAGATGATTGAGGTTGATTAGGTTGCTTAGTATATAATCAAGCAATGACTCCATCATTAGAAATCATAAATGGCCATTACAGTGTTGCCGGGATAAAACCGCAAAATGAGGATTCCTGTGGTGTATTGGTGCCTGATGAGCCCTTGTTAACGACCAAGGGTAT belongs to Gammaproteobacteria bacterium and includes:
- a CDS encoding NarK family nitrate/nitrite MFS transporter → MSIDTSRLNLFSFNGKMRILHLSWMAFFISFFVWFNHAPLLAMMRDSMGLTTQQIKTLLILNVALTIPARIIIGMLVDAFGPRSIFSMLLFVSSFLCFGFAMAEDYEQLALMRFLLGFVGAGFVIGTRMIGEWFPAKQIGLAQGIYGGWGNFGSAGAAVLLPTVALMFGGDDGWRWAVGSTGVVALIYSAVYFFSVSDTPKGSTYFKPKKNGALEITSRFDFFLYLVMNIPLYAALAVLTWKLSPGNLAMLSEGVTTIIYVILVSLYVFQTIRIYQINKHVFTEQVPEIERYKFKQVAVLNLSYMVTFGSELAVVSILPLFFMDTFNLSAVQAGLVASVFAGLNLIMRPAGGWFSDRFGRKITLTILMAGVGVGYYLLSLITSEWSLSLAISAVVFCSLFVNAGNGAVYAIIPLVKRRLTGQISGMTGAYGNVGAVTFLTVLSFVATDVFFMVIAVFAIVVFLLIAFLLEDPKEQMAEIMPDGTVQMIEVD
- a CDS encoding fatty acid cis/trans isomerase — protein: MSVELNSSSALLDHSVSFDKQVSPILERRCIVCHGCYDAPCQLKLSSSEGLRRGASEERIYNPERINSIPATRLFIDAKNSAEWRSLGFSSILNEGSQNAEDNLKNSVMYHLLRLKQQHPQPREEKLPDSFTLGLDREQTCPTLETIEDYSQQHPLWGMPYAMPNLSDTEYKTLTAWIAQGAPTPEAPTPSATVVPQIKQWEAFLNQTSNKQQLVSRYLYEHLFHAHIHFALSPQREFYQLVRSSTPTGEPINEIPTLRPYDDPGNAPFYYRLLRYHPVIVAKNHIVYEFSDKRMQRYRELFLSQDYTVSKLPSYAISITSNPFKVFSDLPANSRYRFLLDDAHFFIEGFVKGPVCRGQIALDVIEDQFWVMFFDPRQAIITNNEQFIGKMVNELQLPEDENSNLDLLRIWTDYWQGQRRYMEHKQAWFKTIGTHKLEHAMNYIWDGDGKNPNATLTIFRHFDSGSVAYGLVGDDPETAWIIDYPMFERIHYLLVAGFNVFGNLSHLISTRIYMDFLRMEGEDYFLAFLPVHHRKEIRDSWYAGQRNSIETLFSAPQEWLNTESVVGYQTENPQKELYQYIRNRVSRIAPLAKSMNDCGRINCKKPSSITSTKDADRAMKKIARLQGERLHAFPDVAFIRVTTDNPEDHFAYTLIRNKAYKNVTSFLADEHQRDRADIKKDTITVTKWLEGSYPNFFFSVALSEIEEFTIRCASIKTPADYEKFVSRYGVRRSDPDFWKFADWFQDEYRQNKPVLSGLFDLNRYNND